The Methyloceanibacter sp. wino2 nucleotide sequence GGCGACAAGAACTACTCGTCGTGGAGCCTGCGCCCCTGGTTGTCGCTGAAAGCCTGCGGGGTTCCGTTCGACGAGGACCGCGTCCGCCTGAGGATGCCCGAGAGCAAGGCCGAGATCTTCAAGCGCTCGCCTTCGGGCAAGGTCCCGGCCCTCAAGACCGATCTCGGCGTGATCTACGACAGCCTCGCGATCGTCGAGTATCTCGCCGAGCAATATCCCGATGCCGGGCTGTGGCCCGCGGATCCCGCCGCGCGCGCCGCGGCACGGTGCGTCTCCGCGGAGATGCATGCGGGCTTTCAGGCTCTGCGCAACGACATGCCTATGGATCTTATTTCGCGCTTTCCGATGCCGGAGCTCAGCGAGACCCTGGAGAACAACATCCGCCGGGTGGTCGCCATCTGGATGGACACACGAGCGCGCTTCGGCCAGGGCGGACCGCTGCTGTTCGGCGGCTTCACGAATGCCGACGCCATGTATGCGCCGGTCGCGACGCGCTTCCGTACCTATGGCGTTCCTCTCGCCGACTTCGGCGACGACGGTACGGCCGCCGACTACATAGACGCGATCTACGCGTTGCCCGATATGGCCGAGTGGCTGGCGGGCGCGGACGCCGAAATGCGCGAGCGCGAGTTGGTCTAGACCGCCTTCTCATCGAAAGCCGTGCGCGAGCCCGCGGATCGGCAGCCGTCGAGGCGCTGGTGCGCAAGCCGGCGCGTGCGCCGCCTTATGGTTAAGACTTTTTATACATCTGTCCCACATCATGACACTCAACAAAGCATGCCAGAAACAGCGGGCGCACCGACCCTCGCCCGCCGGGGACAGTCACACCTATGGTCCGCAACCACTCTCCGCGACATTCACTGCTGATAGCGCTGCTGGCCACATCCGCCGCAGCGGTACTTCTTGGCGGCTGCGGTCACGCCGGCGGAGGCATGGGCGGCGGACTCGCCAGTAGCGGGCTCGGCCTCTTCAAGAAGAAACCGCCCGAAGTGCAGATGACCGCCGCCGAGGCGTTCGAGGCCACGACCAAGTGGAACGACGCCTACAACAAGGACACCACCAACGCGCGCAACGCGCTCGGCTACTCCGCGGCGCTGCGGACACTGGGCAACAAGAAGCGCGCCTTCGAAGTGTTGCAGACCGCCTACGCGGCCAATCCGAACAATCCGGAACTTGCCGCCGAAATCGGCAAGGTCGCGCTAGAGACCGGCCAGGTCAGCGTCGCCACTAAGGCGCTCCAGACCGCCGAGGAGAAAGGCGTCAAAGACTGGAAGACGCTTTCGGCTCAGGGCACGCTC carries:
- a CDS encoding glutathione S-transferase family protein, yielding MTTTEGGTMTGTGYTLVIGDKNYSSWSLRPWLSLKACGVPFDEDRVRLRMPESKAEIFKRSPSGKVPALKTDLGVIYDSLAIVEYLAEQYPDAGLWPADPAARAAARCVSAEMHAGFQALRNDMPMDLISRFPMPELSETLENNIRRVVAIWMDTRARFGQGGPLLFGGFTNADAMYAPVATRFRTYGVPLADFGDDGTAADYIDAIYALPDMAEWLAGADAEMRERELV